Proteins from a single region of Geothrix sp. PMB-07:
- a CDS encoding GNAT family N-acetyltransferase — MAGLSLSRLAPGEAQAWDAFVAGAVNGSLFHRQDFLGYHSARFKETAHHLVWRKGSTLFAVLPLGIFLEEGRKVARSPFGASIGGFVHGPKLRLKYALELVDQLMEHLRDQGVHECLITTPPACYARSYTNAAEFALCSRGFTLRNREITHAINLGGVSDPFLPLDSSTRTQARKARRLGVTLQRNAPLETAYALVVRAKQQLGREGITHSEADLRAIRTIDPNFLKVDLAWLEGVPVAANVFLCSPTCITSFYPSCPREYAHTSALTLLTLDAIQWCLETGRTHLDLGCSSSQMVVNASLSEFKESFGASGYFRDTFGVAL, encoded by the coding sequence ATGGCCGGCCTGTCGCTTAGCCGCCTGGCGCCCGGCGAGGCACAGGCCTGGGATGCCTTCGTGGCAGGCGCTGTCAACGGTTCACTCTTCCACCGGCAGGATTTCCTGGGATACCACAGTGCTCGATTCAAGGAGACCGCCCATCACCTGGTCTGGCGGAAGGGAAGCACCCTCTTCGCCGTCCTCCCGCTGGGCATCTTTCTGGAGGAGGGTCGGAAGGTCGCACGGTCACCCTTCGGCGCAAGCATCGGTGGATTCGTGCACGGCCCCAAGCTGCGGCTCAAATACGCGCTGGAGCTGGTGGATCAATTGATGGAACACCTTCGGGACCAGGGCGTTCATGAGTGCCTGATCACCACGCCCCCTGCCTGCTATGCGAGGTCCTACACCAATGCTGCAGAGTTCGCCCTCTGCAGCCGAGGGTTCACCTTGAGGAACCGCGAGATCACCCACGCCATCAATCTCGGGGGGGTGAGCGACCCCTTCCTCCCTCTCGACTCATCCACTCGGACGCAGGCCCGCAAAGCGCGGAGGCTTGGAGTGACCCTCCAGCGGAACGCGCCTCTCGAAACGGCCTACGCGCTGGTGGTCCGGGCCAAGCAGCAGCTGGGACGTGAGGGCATCACCCATTCAGAAGCCGACTTGAGGGCCATCCGGACCATCGATCCCAACTTTCTCAAGGTCGATCTCGCCTGGCTGGAAGGGGTGCCCGTGGCCGCCAACGTCTTCCTTTGCAGTCCTACCTGCATCACCTCCTTCTATCCCAGCTGTCCACGGGAATACGCGCATACCAGTGCCCTCACGCTCCTCACCCTCGATGCCATCCAGTGGTGCCTTGAGACGGGACGGACCCACCTCGACCTTGGGTGCTCCTCGAGCCAGATGGTCGTCAACGCCAGCCTCAGCGAGTTCAAGGAAAGCTTCGGCGCCTCAGGGTATTTCCGCGACACCTTCGGGGTGGCGCTGTGA
- a CDS encoding class I SAM-dependent methyltransferase: MYQITLDYPFVSKPRYPVEKPNRHLYAIINQNREVYAKWLQEIRSLIPHFKQIPVTPANTPAQPNWENGWIPPLDSMALYCFLAKNNPNYYIEVGSGNSTKFARKAISDHGLKTKIISIDPDPRAEIDALCDQVIRKRCEEVDLEVFSLLGEGDILFFDNSHRMFMNSDSTVSFLDILPMLSPGVLVHFHDICLPYDYPADWVNRYYSEQYGLACYLLAQGPKLEIILPCKFIIYDQPLISILDEIWTGGPLRGIERNGCSFWLKTLGPQIQPVREAFIHDPAWDRDEWLEVILSYFETFRQGEPVALILLLHGSDPHGHPLETVQQAILELATQAGIEAFPDIVLVDQPEELLETLRNYDHAQWVASGPSADAPLDGPMGARFNRALLQRGRA; this comes from the coding sequence ATGTATCAAATCACTTTGGATTATCCCTTCGTTTCCAAGCCCAGGTACCCCGTCGAGAAGCCCAATCGTCACCTGTACGCCATCATCAATCAAAACCGCGAGGTGTACGCGAAGTGGCTCCAAGAGATTCGATCGCTCATTCCTCATTTCAAGCAAATTCCGGTCACTCCGGCCAACACCCCCGCTCAACCCAACTGGGAGAACGGATGGATCCCGCCGCTGGACAGCATGGCACTCTATTGCTTTCTCGCAAAAAACAATCCCAATTATTACATTGAGGTTGGATCCGGAAATTCGACCAAGTTCGCCCGGAAGGCCATCTCAGACCATGGCCTCAAAACCAAAATCATCTCCATTGATCCGGATCCGCGGGCCGAGATCGATGCCCTCTGCGATCAGGTCATCCGGAAGCGTTGCGAGGAGGTTGATCTCGAAGTGTTTTCGCTACTCGGCGAAGGCGACATTCTGTTCTTCGACAACTCGCACCGCATGTTTATGAATTCCGATTCGACGGTCAGCTTCCTGGACATCCTTCCCATGCTCTCTCCAGGTGTGCTGGTTCACTTCCACGATATCTGTCTCCCCTATGATTATCCTGCTGATTGGGTAAACCGTTATTATTCTGAACAATACGGTCTAGCTTGTTATCTTTTGGCCCAGGGCCCTAAGCTGGAAATCATTTTACCGTGTAAATTCATCATTTATGACCAGCCACTGATTTCCATTCTCGATGAGATATGGACCGGTGGCCCCCTGCGTGGCATTGAAAGGAACGGTTGCTCCTTCTGGCTGAAAACCCTTGGGCCCCAGATCCAGCCGGTTCGCGAGGCATTCATCCACGACCCCGCCTGGGACAGGGATGAATGGCTCGAAGTCATCCTGAGTTACTTCGAGACCTTCCGGCAGGGAGAGCCGGTGGCCCTGATTCTGCTTCTGCATGGAAGCGATCCCCATGGCCACCCGCTGGAAACGGTTCAGCAGGCCATCCTCGAGCTGGCCACTCAGGCTGGCATCGAAGCCTTCCCGGACATCGTGCTTGTCGATCAACCGGAAGAGCTCCTGGAGACCCTCCGGAACTACGATCACGCGCAGTGGGTCGCCTCAGGACCTTCTGCCGACGCGCCGCTCGATGGGCCCATGGGTGCCCGGTTCAACCGGGCTTTGCTTCAACGGGGAAGGGCATGA
- a CDS encoding methionyl-tRNA formyltransferase: protein MRFGVWTSGRGPAAAVVAAIRRAGVELGHVLCTDNACLAGLRTAAGVVPCCAGDTAPALLLTRAPVDCVLLLSYPELIEPELLDRQLFLNCHNSLLPAYRGLHAFTWALIHGESQVGYTLHRAGRVPDAGPILCQRAFQVGLDETINDVFQKADALLPAWIPESLAQFGRGELSFTPQDESKATRFRKRTLADGRIDWNRSALAIHNFIRSQAPPYTRGAFTLLQGIPVFIGPSEWTPEPPSEIQPGSLLACLNGNGLLVQCADRPLRVRAAWTLGADGECCEFRGQPGYVFEGATG from the coding sequence GTGAGGTTCGGGGTTTGGACCTCCGGGCGCGGACCCGCAGCGGCCGTCGTGGCGGCCATCCGCCGTGCCGGTGTCGAGCTCGGCCATGTTCTCTGCACCGATAACGCCTGTCTGGCGGGCCTTCGCACGGCGGCGGGAGTGGTTCCCTGCTGCGCCGGAGACACGGCACCCGCCCTGCTCCTGACGCGCGCCCCCGTCGACTGTGTGCTGTTGCTGTCCTATCCGGAGCTCATCGAACCCGAGCTGCTGGACCGGCAGCTCTTCCTCAACTGCCACAATTCGCTGCTGCCCGCCTACCGGGGCCTGCACGCTTTCACCTGGGCCCTCATCCATGGTGAATCGCAGGTGGGCTACACCTTGCACCGCGCGGGCCGCGTTCCAGACGCAGGCCCCATCCTATGCCAGCGTGCCTTCCAGGTGGGCCTCGATGAAACCATCAACGACGTGTTTCAGAAGGCCGATGCCCTGTTGCCTGCGTGGATTCCGGAATCGCTCGCACAATTCGGCCGGGGCGAACTTTCCTTCACCCCCCAGGATGAATCCAAGGCAACCAGGTTTCGCAAGCGGACCTTGGCGGATGGCAGGATCGACTGGAACCGGTCGGCCCTGGCCATCCACAACTTCATCCGGTCCCAGGCACCGCCGTACACCCGGGGCGCCTTCACCCTCCTTCAAGGCATCCCCGTGTTCATCGGTCCCAGCGAGTGGACCCCAGAGCCTCCTTCTGAGATCCAGCCTGGCTCCCTGCTGGCGTGCCTCAATGGCAACGGCCTGCTCGTGCAATGCGCAGACCGCCCCCTGCGTGTGAGAGCGGCGTGGACCCTGGGTGCCGATGGGGAGTGCTGTGAATTCCGCGGCCAGCCCGGATACGTATTTGAGGGAGCCACAGGATGA
- the asnB gene encoding asparagine synthase (glutamine-hydrolyzing): MCGIVGLITKGGIYPEDILRNMTRRIAHRGPDGEGVRIEGPVGLGHRRLSIIDPTGGHQPMSNEDGSVWITFNGEIYNYKELMTQLQSRGHQFKTRSDTEVVIHAWEEWGDCCVDRFRGMFAFGIADYRQGCVFLARDHFGIKPLVWCETEEAISFGSEISPLLLTPGFNGSLDLTAIDQYLWLQYIPSPSSAYRQIRKLPPAHRLRVGFDGAVEKPRRYWSMRFDPEPGVSAADWEERIATVVKESVDAHLMSDVPFGAFLSGGVDSSLVVAEMSELLSDRVRTFSIGFKESEFDETSYAAFAAKTCATIHTRGEMGSDALSLLPSLVQHYGEPFGDSSALPTWHVCKLARASVPMVLSGDGADELFAGYGTQASWMSNPTSNVYDWIRCIHYTDGPVRSALWRPEFQSAFQPRQELFEQLWSESQSFSGLARVQYMDINTYLPFDILTKVDIASMMHGLEVRTPFVDLRVIEEAAKLPSSFSMIRAGDGSWNRKAMLKRVARRFFPDAFLNRPKMGFAMPVARWLAPGGEAYSKLMARLLGEDSSLREYFRPTVMKTLLEGAATPTLWLLLFLEEWLRQHRDLPLPSKAQPAEIHSKAPAEERAETPVQAADLVTKAAERGDLRAARRGLRQLVAQWPHSPAGIIGSQWLALNPPGPPPRRPRLLIIADVPNWIFDRHAHVMQERLADEFDIDIAYGMDIKFRGQPVDEARYDLIHPLEWHMVNPEHVRTPAKWVAGIRSHTSWDGWEPSALAQHLNQLYQGGVYVVSQRLLSIFQPELPAALALPHGVDTEFFSSRHAPQATPGKLRVGWAGNRAAAIKGYDAFIAPLATLPGVELEICGYSDRMLTLDEMRGFYESIDVYICTSASEGHNNSLMEAASMARAIVTTDVGTVPEFLEDGLSALIVPRDFEAISQAILRLRDDPALRQRLGARARESVCGHFDWRARMEDYRRFFKQALARLHPAPGASDFHASQPAAQAFLFEPEWNAYEWVEVLHGYLTAFSPDDPVALIILIDPTQPGQIDPAEAGQSVLEVMASMNQEAFPKVVLVDRPEEILEQIKPYPHISWVRSGQWNVESLRGILGQQLSQSLKNHA; encoded by the coding sequence ATGTGTGGAATCGTCGGCCTGATCACCAAGGGCGGAATCTACCCCGAGGACATCCTCCGGAACATGACCCGCCGGATCGCCCACCGCGGACCAGACGGTGAAGGCGTTCGCATCGAAGGCCCGGTGGGGCTTGGCCATCGCCGCCTCTCCATCATCGATCCCACCGGCGGGCACCAGCCCATGAGCAACGAGGACGGGTCGGTCTGGATCACGTTCAACGGCGAGATCTACAACTACAAGGAACTGATGACCCAGCTCCAGAGCCGCGGGCACCAGTTCAAGACCCGCTCGGACACCGAGGTGGTCATCCACGCCTGGGAAGAGTGGGGCGACTGCTGCGTGGATCGCTTCCGGGGCATGTTCGCCTTTGGCATTGCGGATTATCGCCAGGGCTGCGTCTTCCTGGCTCGGGATCACTTCGGCATCAAGCCCCTGGTCTGGTGCGAGACCGAGGAGGCCATCTCCTTCGGCTCCGAGATCAGCCCGCTGCTGCTCACACCAGGCTTCAACGGGTCCCTGGATTTGACCGCCATCGACCAGTACCTCTGGCTGCAATACATCCCCTCCCCGAGCAGCGCCTATCGCCAGATCCGGAAGCTGCCTCCGGCGCACCGCCTGCGGGTGGGTTTCGACGGAGCGGTGGAAAAGCCCCGCCGCTACTGGTCCATGCGCTTCGACCCCGAACCCGGCGTATCGGCCGCCGACTGGGAGGAGCGCATTGCCACCGTGGTGAAGGAATCGGTGGATGCCCACCTGATGTCCGATGTGCCCTTCGGCGCCTTCCTGTCCGGCGGAGTGGATTCCAGCCTTGTCGTGGCCGAAATGAGCGAACTCCTCAGCGACCGCGTGCGCACCTTCAGCATCGGGTTCAAGGAATCGGAATTCGACGAAACCAGCTATGCGGCCTTCGCCGCCAAAACCTGCGCAACGATCCACACGCGGGGCGAAATGGGCAGCGATGCACTGTCGCTCCTGCCAAGCCTGGTGCAGCACTACGGCGAACCCTTCGGCGACAGCTCGGCCCTGCCCACCTGGCACGTGTGCAAGCTGGCCCGGGCCAGCGTGCCCATGGTGCTCTCGGGTGATGGCGCCGATGAGCTGTTCGCGGGCTATGGAACCCAGGCCTCCTGGATGTCCAACCCGACCTCCAACGTCTACGACTGGATCCGGTGCATCCACTACACCGATGGGCCCGTCCGGTCCGCCCTGTGGCGGCCCGAATTCCAGTCCGCCTTCCAGCCGCGCCAGGAGCTTTTCGAGCAGCTGTGGTCGGAGTCCCAATCGTTTTCCGGCCTGGCCCGCGTGCAGTACATGGACATCAACACCTACCTGCCTTTCGACATCCTCACCAAGGTCGACATCGCCAGCATGATGCACGGGCTCGAAGTCCGGACGCCCTTCGTGGATCTCCGGGTGATCGAAGAGGCCGCGAAACTGCCTTCCTCCTTTTCCATGATCCGAGCCGGAGACGGTTCCTGGAACCGGAAGGCCATGCTGAAACGGGTGGCCCGTCGCTTCTTCCCCGATGCGTTCCTCAACCGCCCCAAGATGGGCTTCGCCATGCCTGTGGCGCGGTGGCTCGCCCCTGGCGGAGAGGCCTACAGCAAGTTGATGGCGCGCTTGCTGGGCGAGGATTCTTCCCTGAGAGAGTACTTCCGCCCAACGGTCATGAAGACCCTGCTGGAGGGTGCGGCCACACCGACCCTCTGGCTGCTGCTCTTCCTGGAAGAATGGCTGCGCCAGCACCGGGATCTGCCCCTTCCGTCGAAGGCGCAGCCCGCTGAAATCCATTCGAAAGCCCCGGCCGAGGAAAGGGCCGAAACGCCCGTGCAGGCCGCTGATCTCGTGACAAAAGCCGCGGAAAGGGGCGATTTGCGCGCCGCCCGCCGGGGGCTGAGACAGCTCGTAGCGCAGTGGCCCCATTCCCCCGCGGGCATCATCGGGTCCCAGTGGCTGGCCCTGAATCCCCCGGGGCCACCACCCCGCCGGCCCCGTCTCCTCATCATCGCGGACGTGCCCAACTGGATCTTCGACCGCCACGCCCACGTGATGCAGGAACGCCTGGCGGACGAGTTCGACATCGACATCGCCTACGGCATGGACATCAAATTCCGGGGCCAGCCCGTAGACGAGGCGCGCTATGACCTCATCCACCCCCTGGAGTGGCACATGGTCAATCCGGAACATGTGCGCACTCCAGCCAAGTGGGTGGCGGGCATCCGCTCCCATACGAGCTGGGATGGCTGGGAGCCTTCCGCGCTGGCGCAGCATCTGAACCAGCTCTACCAGGGCGGCGTCTACGTGGTGTCGCAGCGCCTGCTGAGCATCTTCCAGCCGGAGCTTCCCGCCGCGCTGGCCCTTCCCCATGGCGTGGACACGGAGTTCTTCTCCTCACGGCATGCCCCCCAGGCCACGCCGGGCAAGCTCCGGGTGGGCTGGGCCGGCAACCGGGCTGCGGCCATCAAAGGTTATGACGCCTTCATCGCCCCCCTGGCCACCCTGCCAGGCGTCGAGCTTGAGATCTGCGGCTACAGCGACCGCATGCTGACCCTCGACGAGATGCGGGGATTCTATGAGTCAATCGATGTCTACATCTGCACATCGGCCAGCGAAGGGCACAACAACTCCTTGATGGAGGCAGCTTCCATGGCCCGGGCCATCGTGACCACCGACGTGGGCACGGTGCCTGAATTCCTGGAAGACGGTCTCAGTGCTCTCATCGTGCCCCGTGATTTCGAGGCCATCTCCCAGGCCATTCTTCGTCTGCGGGATGATCCGGCGCTGCGCCAAAGGCTGGGTGCCCGGGCCCGGGAATCCGTCTGCGGCCATTTCGATTGGCGCGCGCGCATGGAGGACTACCGGCGCTTTTTCAAGCAGGCCCTCGCGCGCCTTCATCCAGCCCCGGGCGCGTCAGATTTCCACGCGTCCCAACCCGCCGCTCAGGCCTTCCTGTTCGAGCCCGAGTGGAACGCCTATGAATGGGTCGAAGTGCTGCACGGCTACCTCACCGCATTCAGCCCAGACGATCCCGTGGCCCTGATCATCCTCATCGATCCTACCCAACCCGGACAGATCGACCCGGCGGAGGCGGGACAATCCGTACTCGAAGTGATGGCCAGCATGAACCAGGAAGCCTTTCCCAAAGTGGTCCTCGTGGATCGGCCCGAAGAGATCCTCGAGCAGATCAAGCCCTACCCCCACATCAGCTGGGTACGCTCTGGTCAGTGGAATGTCGAAAGCCTGAGGGGTATCCTGGGCCAACAACTCTCTCAATCCCTGAAAAATCACGCCTAG
- a CDS encoding glycosyltransferase family 4 protein: MTAPGKPSICFVQINALGLLTPGAKMPFGGAEVRALTFARMLIDSGRFRVSFAVLNEPDLPFPETSKEGLGLFQIPRHAFHSLQANPEITDLYAGFQADCFVSLGANEVSYEMTRQARQLGLPAVVGIASDQSLRDSVFNGSMILNEYLVPEFHAWEALHRATEVLAQTQWQKDRLYRQVGRIATLVPNPIPAGWEQERDAPARSGNPAFDFLWVGRPLADKNPDILFELARDMEHATFRMVSNGGLQALPEPWRSNLPPNVILSDRLGSQEELRSLMVSSRAMVNTSPLEGFPNLMLQGAMVGCPTLFLSADPDGWCADHGCAASAHGDVDRFLALLNRARRDSAWLDGLASRAFQRARTCHSPQAVQQVLVATMDRVLTEAGKAER; this comes from the coding sequence ATGACTGCACCCGGCAAACCCAGCATCTGTTTCGTCCAAATCAACGCCCTGGGTCTGTTGACCCCTGGCGCGAAGATGCCGTTTGGCGGGGCCGAAGTGCGCGCCCTGACCTTCGCCCGGATGCTGATCGACTCAGGCCGCTTCAGGGTTTCCTTTGCCGTGCTGAACGAACCGGATCTGCCCTTCCCTGAAACCTCAAAGGAGGGCCTGGGCCTGTTTCAGATCCCCCGTCACGCCTTCCACAGCCTCCAGGCGAATCCCGAAATCACAGACCTGTACGCAGGCTTTCAGGCCGACTGCTTCGTGTCGCTGGGCGCGAACGAGGTGTCCTACGAGATGACCCGGCAGGCCCGGCAGCTGGGGCTTCCCGCCGTGGTGGGCATCGCTTCGGACCAGAGCCTGCGCGACTCGGTCTTCAACGGATCGATGATCCTGAACGAATACCTCGTTCCGGAATTCCACGCCTGGGAGGCCCTGCACCGGGCCACCGAGGTGCTCGCCCAGACCCAGTGGCAGAAGGATCGGCTGTACCGCCAGGTGGGCAGGATCGCCACCCTGGTGCCCAATCCCATTCCAGCGGGCTGGGAACAGGAGCGCGACGCACCGGCCCGGAGTGGGAATCCAGCCTTCGATTTCCTGTGGGTGGGCCGTCCCCTCGCCGACAAAAACCCCGACATCCTCTTCGAGCTGGCGCGGGACATGGAACACGCCACGTTCCGCATGGTCAGCAACGGAGGGCTCCAGGCCCTTCCAGAGCCCTGGCGCTCCAACCTGCCCCCGAATGTGATCCTGTCAGACCGTCTCGGCAGCCAGGAGGAGCTACGCTCACTCATGGTTTCCTCCCGCGCCATGGTCAACACGAGCCCCCTGGAAGGCTTTCCAAACCTGATGCTCCAGGGCGCCATGGTGGGCTGCCCCACCCTCTTTCTCAGCGCCGATCCGGATGGCTGGTGCGCCGATCACGGTTGCGCGGCCAGCGCCCACGGCGACGTGGACCGGTTCCTGGCTTTGCTGAACCGGGCGCGGCGGGATTCTGCCTGGCTGGATGGCCTGGCCTCCCGGGCCTTCCAGCGCGCCCGAACCTGCCACTCCCCCCAGGCCGTTCAACAGGTCCTGGTGGCGACCATGGACCGTGTGCTGACCGAAGCCGGGAAGGCGGAGCGCTGA
- a CDS encoding glycosyltransferase family 32 protein, producing MIPKIIHLIWVGDESKRPNRFIQTWVDHHPDWEVKLWGNEDLAGRRWINGHHMEAMAKREWNGVADMMRWEILHEEGGVLVDADSCCVRPLPAWLLECEAFASWENELARPRLIAAGYFGTIPGTRFLATLIEGLRKQPTVTDRDAWQSVGPLYLTQTWIAENYSNLTVLPSHFFMPEHYTGLTYTGSGPVYAKQAWASTLGTYDTLADAAGGTAPGVAGTTPTPQSQAFLLEPDRGSADWEAVLLSYVQAFTADDPVALLLLANPASARASLDAALKPRGQATPPSIVWVEQAADLWQHLRAFQQVSWVRPDSKVIQGLRGTWGSRLAQSWQGQNA from the coding sequence ATGATCCCCAAGATCATCCACCTCATCTGGGTCGGGGATGAATCCAAGCGGCCCAACCGATTCATCCAGACCTGGGTGGATCACCACCCCGACTGGGAAGTCAAACTCTGGGGCAATGAAGACCTGGCTGGCCGCCGCTGGATCAATGGGCACCACATGGAAGCCATGGCCAAGCGCGAATGGAATGGCGTCGCGGACATGATGCGCTGGGAGATCCTGCATGAAGAGGGCGGCGTGTTGGTGGATGCCGACAGCTGCTGTGTCCGGCCGCTCCCGGCCTGGTTGCTGGAATGCGAAGCCTTCGCCAGCTGGGAAAACGAACTGGCCCGCCCCAGGCTGATCGCCGCCGGGTATTTCGGAACCATTCCCGGCACGCGCTTTCTCGCCACCCTGATCGAAGGCCTCCGCAAGCAGCCCACCGTCACCGATCGTGACGCGTGGCAGTCCGTGGGCCCGCTCTACCTCACTCAAACCTGGATCGCCGAGAATTATTCCAACCTCACCGTGCTCCCCAGCCACTTCTTCATGCCCGAGCATTACACCGGGTTGACCTATACGGGCAGTGGGCCGGTCTATGCCAAGCAGGCATGGGCCTCCACCCTGGGAACCTACGACACCCTGGCTGATGCTGCCGGTGGAACAGCGCCAGGCGTCGCCGGAACCACTCCCACGCCCCAATCCCAAGCCTTCCTGCTCGAACCGGATAGGGGGTCCGCCGATTGGGAAGCCGTCCTGCTCAGCTATGTGCAGGCCTTTACCGCAGACGATCCTGTGGCGCTGCTCCTGCTGGCGAATCCGGCTTCTGCCCGCGCCTCCCTCGACGCGGCCCTGAAGCCAAGGGGGCAGGCCACTCCTCCATCCATCGTGTGGGTTGAGCAGGCCGCGGATCTTTGGCAACACCTCCGCGCCTTCCAGCAGGTCAGCTGGGTGCGCCCCGATTCAAAGGTGATCCAGGGCCTGCGAGGAACCTGGGGCTCCCGCCTGGCGCAGAGTTGGCAAGGGCAAAACGCCTAG
- a CDS encoding glycosyltransferase: MKTDVSVVMTTVCRDSVYRAARSVFQQDYEGTIQLILGVDVEKFGDFSEIIRNLAAECPPRRVLTPINLGYSTSARHGGVHSSWYGGSLRTALSFLASSEWIAYLDDDDWYEPQHLRTLLAAAQGNSWAFALSNYADSNENRILGVDTIESVGPNRGVYREKFGGFVRPSALMINKIKLSLILHLWSVAPFATGDGEDRLIFNELRKFPDFGETGLPTVNCALDPADGMHAHRLASLSAPVAASGPKHQSLRNQA; encoded by the coding sequence ATGAAAACCGATGTTTCAGTGGTCATGACGACCGTTTGTCGGGACTCGGTCTACCGGGCCGCAAGGTCTGTCTTTCAGCAGGACTATGAAGGGACGATCCAACTCATTCTTGGTGTCGATGTCGAGAAGTTCGGGGACTTCTCCGAAATCATTAGAAACCTGGCCGCGGAATGTCCTCCTCGCCGTGTCTTGACCCCCATCAACCTCGGCTATTCGACTTCGGCCCGGCATGGCGGGGTGCACAGCAGCTGGTACGGCGGCTCCTTGCGCACCGCCCTGAGTTTTTTGGCCTCGTCGGAATGGATCGCCTACCTGGATGACGACGACTGGTACGAGCCGCAGCACCTTCGCACCCTGCTGGCAGCCGCGCAGGGCAACAGCTGGGCATTTGCCCTGTCGAACTATGCGGATTCAAACGAAAACAGGATTCTCGGTGTGGACACGATCGAAAGCGTGGGCCCCAATCGCGGCGTGTATCGCGAAAAATTCGGCGGATTTGTGAGGCCATCGGCTTTGATGATCAACAAGATCAAACTCTCCCTCATCCTGCACCTGTGGTCGGTGGCTCCCTTTGCCACGGGCGATGGGGAAGACCGGCTGATCTTCAACGAACTCCGGAAATTCCCCGATTTCGGAGAGACGGGACTTCCAACCGTGAACTGTGCTCTGGATCCGGCGGATGGCATGCATGCGCACCGCCTGGCTTCCTTGTCGGCTCCTGTGGCCGCTTCTGGCCCCAAGCATCAGTCGCTGCGGAACCAGGCCTAG
- a CDS encoding tetratricopeptide repeat protein — MPEVRVHHFLPALMGSLHQQRAEGELVLEQNDGTRRMYWVEGSLKYLRSDAVGEQFGSFLVRRGVLDMAALKELLADGDGARVGDRVVQWGLMSLRERDERLHELFGSLLLHAMEHPILKLTWIPGPLAENLAGDMLFQLDHRRVVWEIFQSAQVDQELVQMFLSEPNWRWEAVPNLLDALSDLPLTPTLAYALSLLGTEPLGCDTISSLTGLPQEKAARLVATLWALGGMNLVQGDLPLVEKAALEAPGPVAVPDIEIELEPELEQDIQLDLGVDDPISSEGFGSQEIDISQSVQGATPAPTLGSVLGMSSSGPHEDEEPPVGERARRLLIKAKSYMMQDRTSEAIRALEQAIKLDGDTPGAYETWMLLGRLRLSNPAWSTRAIEALQVASRLNPRAAEPWALMGELYHRKGFHANAQGCFRRALELDPSVAVPVGWSMVEETDQSQGGKDGQAGLMGRLKGMFGREKG; from the coding sequence GTGCCCGAAGTGCGCGTTCACCATTTTCTTCCAGCCCTCATGGGCTCCCTCCATCAGCAGCGGGCGGAGGGTGAGTTGGTGCTGGAGCAGAACGACGGCACCCGCCGCATGTACTGGGTGGAAGGCTCATTGAAGTACCTGCGCAGTGATGCGGTGGGCGAGCAATTCGGCAGCTTCCTGGTGCGCCGGGGCGTACTGGATATGGCCGCCCTGAAGGAACTGCTCGCGGATGGCGACGGGGCACGGGTGGGCGACCGAGTGGTGCAGTGGGGCCTGATGTCCCTGCGTGAGCGCGATGAGCGCCTCCACGAGTTGTTCGGTTCCCTGCTGCTGCATGCCATGGAACATCCCATTCTGAAGCTGACCTGGATTCCCGGTCCCCTCGCTGAAAACTTGGCAGGGGACATGCTGTTTCAGCTGGATCACCGCCGGGTGGTCTGGGAGATCTTCCAGAGCGCACAGGTGGACCAGGAGCTCGTGCAGATGTTCCTGAGCGAGCCGAACTGGCGCTGGGAGGCGGTGCCGAATCTGCTGGACGCGCTCAGCGATCTCCCCCTCACCCCGACCCTGGCTTACGCCCTGTCCCTGCTGGGGACAGAGCCCCTCGGCTGCGACACCATCTCCTCCCTGACGGGCTTGCCCCAGGAAAAGGCCGCCCGTCTGGTCGCGACCCTCTGGGCCCTTGGCGGCATGAACCTGGTCCAGGGCGACCTGCCCTTGGTGGAAAAGGCCGCGCTGGAAGCACCGGGCCCCGTCGCTGTGCCCGACATCGAGATCGAGCTGGAACCCGAACTGGAGCAGGACATTCAACTCGATCTCGGGGTGGATGATCCCATCTCCTCCGAAGGCTTCGGTTCCCAGGAGATCGACATCAGCCAGTCGGTGCAGGGGGCCACGCCAGCTCCAACGCTCGGCTCGGTTCTGGGGATGTCCTCGTCCGGTCCTCACGAGGACGAAGAACCGCCCGTTGGGGAAAGGGCCAGACGCCTGCTGATCAAGGCGAAGTCCTACATGATGCAGGATCGCACCAGTGAGGCCATCCGGGCCCTCGAGCAGGCCATCAAGCTGGATGGGGACACGCCCGGGGCCTATGAAACCTGGATGCTCCTGGGCCGGTTGAGGCTCAGCAATCCCGCTTGGTCCACCCGCGCCATCGAAGCGCTCCAGGTGGCCTCACGCCTGAACCCCCGCGCCGCGGAGCCCTGGGCCCTGATGGGTGAGCTCTATCACCGAAAGGGCTTCCACGCCAACGCCCAGGGCTGCTTTCGCCGGGCCCTGGAATTGGATCCTTCCGTGGCGGTCCCAGTGGGATGGTCGATGGTGGAAGAGACCGATCAGTCTCAAGGGGGCAAGGATGGTCAGGCGGGGCTCATGGGCCGCCTGAAGGGCATGTTTGGACGCGAAAAGGGCTGA